A window of the Polypterus senegalus isolate Bchr_013 chromosome 4, ASM1683550v1, whole genome shotgun sequence genome harbors these coding sequences:
- the LOC120528363 gene encoding zinc finger protein 501-like — protein MASANEDGMDERTVEIKEEDCERLTPEDVPVKLEDHEERISVFKEEEECKAVTAAITAEDLNDLSVGLELQKHETEDVFKKDACEESLCSLQSWSTDIGRLATQENSAELTSELLESEEKITEGNVRELEESPRSVGINLQKNGIFSPPSFGQPSPQYNEKGMKKSAGGSENLTATFLQCSSVHATGVTQTEKIKTDRQQVELEIQIQAGKKCLKCGKQFKHKRNLNKHIKIHTGDKTYCCYECGKSFLRRGHLQEHRRIHTGEKPHCCPECGKSFSCISNFQYHRRSHTGEKPHCCPDCGTLFSSRRNLQNHIRIHTGDKPYCCPECGKLFLRRCDLQRHRRIHTGEKPYCCPECGALLSSKSCLQNHRRSHTGEKPHCCPECGKSFSRRSYLQRHRRIHTGEKPHCCPECGKSFSCISYLLRHRRIHTGKKPHCCPDCGKSFLHRSNFQIHRKSHTGEKPHCCPECGKSFSCISYLQRHRRIHTRI, from the exons atggcctctgcCAATGAAGATGGCATGGATGAAAGAACAGTGGAgattaaagaagaggactgtgagcggCTCACACCAGAAGATGTGCCTGTGAAGCTGGAAGATCatgaagaaagaatttcagtttttaaagaggaggaggagtgcaaggCGGTGACTGCTGCCATTACAGCTGAGGATTTGAATGATCTCTCTGTTGgtcttgaacttcaaaagcatgaaactgaAGATGTTTTCAAGAAAGATGCCTGTGAAGAATCTCTCTGCAGTTTACAGTCCTGGTCCACTGATATAGGACGACTGGCTACACAGGAGAATTCGGCAGAACTGACATCAGAGTTATTggagtctgaagagaaaatcaccGAGGGAAATGTGAGAGAATTGGAAGAGTCACCTAggagtgttggaataa atttacagaagaaCGGCATCTTCTCTCCACCTTCATTTGGTCAGCCCTCTCCTCAATACAATGAGAAAGGTATGAAGAAATCAGCAGGAGGATCAGAGAACCTGACGGCAActtttttgcagtgcagttctGTCCATGCTACTGGAGTAACACAGAcagaaaaaatcaaaactgatcGACAGCAAGTGGAGTTAGAAATCCAAATTCaagctggaaaaaaatgtttgaaatgtggaaaacaatttaaacaCAAACGTAATCTTAATAAGCATATAAAGATTCACACTGGAGATAAAACATATTGTTGTTatgaatgtggtaagtcgttcttaAGGAGAGGCCATCTTCAGgaacacagaagaatccacactggagaaaaacctcattgttgtccagaatgtggaaAGTCATTCTCATGTATAAGCAATTTCCAGTACCACAGAAGaagccacacaggagaaaaacctcattgttgtccagatTGTGGTACATTGTTCTCAAGCAGAAGAAATCTTCAGAACCACataagaatccacacaggagataaaccttattgttgtccagaatgtggaaAGTTGTTCTTAAGGAGATGCGACCTTCAGAGACACAGGAGAatacacactggagaaaaaccttattgctgtccagaatgtggtgcGTTGTTATCAAGCAAAAGCTGTCTTCAGAACCACAGAAGaagccacacaggagaaaaacctcattgttgtccagaatgtggtaagtcattcTCAAGGAGAAGCtatcttcagaggcacagaagaatccacacaggagaaaaacctcattgttgtccagaatgtggaaAGTCATTCTCATGTATAAGCTATCTTCTgaggcacagaagaatccacacaggtaaaaaacctcattgttgtccagatTGTGGTAAGTCATTCTTACATAGAAGCAATTTTCAGATCCACAGAAAaagccacacaggagaaaaacctcattgttgtccagaatgtggaaAGTCATTCTCATGTATAAGCtatcttcagaggcacagaagaatTCACACAAGAATttaa